A window of Syntrophaceae bacterium genomic DNA:
GCAGTACGACGCCATCGTGACGGACCGCCCCGGCGTGGCCATCGGCATCAAGACGGCCGACTGCGCCCCGGTGCTCCTGCTGGACAGGCGAAACAGGGCCGTCGCCGCCGTCCACGCCGGGTGGCGGGGGACGGCCCTGGGAATCGCGGGCAAGGCCGTGCGCGTGATGGCGGAGAGATTCCGGACCCGGCCGGAGGATCTCTCGGCCGCCGTCGGCCCCTCCATCGGGCCCTGCTGCTACGAGGTCGACGGGCCCGTCTTCGAGGCCATGTCGAAGCGGGGCGGCGCGGAGCGCGTCCTGCGGCCGGGCGCGAGGGAAGGGCGCTGGATGTTCGACCTGCCGCTGGCCAACAGGCTCCAGCTCGAGGAGGCAGGGGTCAGGCCCGAGAGGATCTGCACATCCGGGTTCTGCACCTGCTGCCGGCCGGACCTCTTCTTCTCGCACCGCCGCGACGGGGCGAAAACGGGGCGGCACCTGAATTTCATCCTGCTTCGGCGGGGGAAATAGCTCTTGACAAGGGGGGAAGGCTTGTTGTACATAGCGGCCATCTCAAAGAGGCTTTTGCAAGTCCTTCCCTTGAGTAACCCAGCTGTTCGACGCACTGCCCGTTGAATTAATCCCGGGATACGAAGAGTAACTCACCCACACCCATGCGCGCCTGTTCGAGAAGGAAGGGTCATCCCTGCTTCCGCCGCCTTGCGGCGACCGGGGAGTGAACCCGGCGCGCAACAGCATCGAGGAAGACCATCATGAACATCGTCGAGATCAAGAGGAAGCCGATCAATGAACTGACGGTCCTGGCCAAGGAACTCAACGTGCCCGGCGCAAGCGGCATGCGCCGGCAGGACCTCATCTTCGCCATCCTGCAGACCCAGGCCGAGAAGAACGGGGCCATCTACGGCGAGGGGGTCCTTGAGACCCTCCCCGACGGGTTTGGGTTCCTGCGGGCCGTCGATTACAACTACCTCCCGGGGCCGGACGACATCTACGTGTCGCCCTCGCAGATCCGCCGCTTCAACCTCCGGACCGGCGACACCGTCTCCGGCGAGGTGAGACCGCCCAAGGAGGGGGAGAAATACTTCGCCCTCCTGAAGGTCGACTCGGTCAACTTCGAGGCGCCCGAGCAGGCCCGCGACAAGATCCTCTTCGACAACCTCACGCCGCTGTACCCCGACCAGAAGCTCAAGCTCGAAAGCGACCCGGAGAACTTCTCCACGCGGATCATGGACATCTTCGTCCCCATCGGCAAGGGGCAGCGCGCCTTGGTCGTCTCCCCGCCGAGGGCGGGCAAGACCGTCCTGCTCAAGGACATCGCCCACAGCATCGCCGCCAACCACCCCGAGGTGACCCTCATGGTGCTGCTCATCGACGAGCGCCCCGAGGAGGTGACGGACATGGAGCGCAGCGTCAAGGGCGAGGTCATCTCCTCGACCTTCGACGAGCCGGCGACCCGCCACGTCCAGGTGGCCGAGATGGTCATCGAGAAGGCCAAGCGCCTCGTGGAGCACCGCAGGGACGTCGTCATCCTGCTCGACAGCATCACGCGCCTCGCGAGAGCCTACAACACCGTCGTCCCGCCGAGCGGCAAGGTGCTCTCCGGCGGCGTCGACTCCAACGCCCTGCACAAGCCCAAGCGCTTCTTCGGCGCCGCGCGCAACATCGAGCACGGCGGCAGCCTCACGATCATCGCGACGGCCCTCATCGACACGGGCAGCCGGATGGACGAGGTCATCTTCGAGGAGTTCAAGGGCACGGGCAACATGGAGATCGTCCTGGACCGCCGGATCGCGGACCGGAGAGTCTTCCCGGCCTTCGACCTGATCCGCTCGGGCACCCGCAAGGAGGAGCTGCTCACCCCGAAGGACCAGCTCAACCGCGTCTGGATCCTGCGGCGGCTCCTGCAGGAGATGAACCCCATTGATGCCATCGAGTTCATCATCGACAAGATGCGCAAGACGCAGACCAACGAGGAATTCTTCGCCTCGATGAACCAGTAGGACAGGCACCAGGCATCAGGCATCAGCGAACCAGGAAAGAGGGTCCTGCCTTTCCGATGACCCGGTCCCCGTGCCCGGTGCGCCCGACGAAGCGAAGGGAGCTGAAATTTTTCCTTGAAATTCCTCGAATTTTGACTATACTCCCAACCTTCACATGCCGGCCCGGTCGGAAATCGGGCCCACGGCAAGGAGGATAAGAAGACATTATGAAGGAAGGCATTCACCCCGAATACCACGAGACGACGATCACCTGTGTCTGCGGCAACGTCATCAAGACCCGCTCGACCCGGAAGGACATCAAGATCGAAATCTGCTCCAAGTGTCACCCCTTCATGACGGGCAAGCAGAAGATCATCGACACGGCTGGACGCGTCGACCGCTTCAAGAAAAAGTACGCCGCCCAGGAAGCCGCAAAAGAGGCAGCCCGGGAAGAGAAGGCGAAGTAGCGACAACCCGGCGCCCCGTTGCCGATGCGCAGCGGGGCGGACCTGTCTTCCGGGCCCGGACCCGAACGCCATGACCTCGATGACCCGACCGACCGTTCCCCCTCACCCGAGGAGCCGCTTCCTCTAGGGCGCCGCAGACGCGCTCACCCGTTCGTATGCCGCCCGGAAGGCGGCGTCCCCTCATCACCCACAACCGCCACAGGGAACGCAGCAATATGTTTCAGCGCATCAAGGACATCGAAAAGCGCTACGAGGAGCTCGAGAGGCTCCTGAGCGATCCCGCTGTGATCGCCAACCGCGCCGAGTACCAGAGGCTCAGCAAGGAACACGCCGATTTGACGCCGCTCGTCGAGACGTTCCGTGACTACGAGAAGACGTGCCGCCAGCTCGACGAGGCCCAGCAGATGCTGCGGGAAGGCGACGAGGGGCTCCGGGAGCTGGCCAAGGAGGAGATCCCTGCGCTCAAGGGGAGGATCGAGGAACTCGAACAGCGCCTCACGGTCCTGCTGCTTCCCAAAGACCCGAACGACGAGAAGAACGTCATCCTCGAGATCCGGGCCGGCACGGGCGGCGACGAGGCGGGCCTGTTCGCCGCCGACCTGTTCCGCATGTATGCCCGTTTCGCCGAGCTGTCGGGCTGGCGCGTCGAGGTGCTCAGCTCCAGCTCCGCCTCGGGCATGGGCGGCTTCAAGGAAGTCATCGCCATGATCGAGGGCCGCGGCGCGTACAGCCGCCTCAAGTACGAAAGCGGCGTCCACCGGGTCCAGCGCGTCCCCGTCACCGAGGCCCAGGGCCGGATCCACACCTCGGCCGTCACGGTGGCCGTTCTGCCCGAGGCCGAGGAGGTGGATGTGCAGATCGACCCCAACGACATCCGGGTGGACGTCTTCCGGTCGGGCGGCCACGGGGGGCAGAGCGTCAACACGACGGATTCGGCCGTGCGGGTCACCCACCTCCCCACGGGCCTCGTCGTGAGCTGCCAGGACGAAAAATCCCAGCTCAAGAACAAGGCCAAGGCCCTGAAGGTCCTGCGGGCGCGCCTGCTGGACAAGATGCAGGCCGAAAGCGCCGCCCAGATGTCCGAGGCGCGCCGCAAGCAGGTGGGCACCGGCGACCGCAGCGAGCGCATCCGGACCTACAATTTCCCCCAGGGGCGCGTGACGGACCACCGCATCGGGCTCACCCTTTACAACCTCCAGGCCATCCTCGACGGGGAGCTCCAGCCCGTGATCGACGCCCTGGCGACCCACTACCAGACGGAGGAGCTGAAAAAGACGGCGGCCGGATAGCCGCCCTGCGCGCTGAGAAAGGGGCAGGGGATGTCACAGGAAGCCAAGCGCTCCATCTCCCGGATTCTTTCCCGTCTCACCGAGGTCTTCGAACGGGCGGGCATCGAGACCCCGAGGCTCG
This region includes:
- the rho gene encoding transcription termination factor Rho — its product is MNIVEIKRKPINELTVLAKELNVPGASGMRRQDLIFAILQTQAEKNGAIYGEGVLETLPDGFGFLRAVDYNYLPGPDDIYVSPSQIRRFNLRTGDTVSGEVRPPKEGEKYFALLKVDSVNFEAPEQARDKILFDNLTPLYPDQKLKLESDPENFSTRIMDIFVPIGKGQRALVVSPPRAGKTVLLKDIAHSIAANHPEVTLMVLLIDERPEEVTDMERSVKGEVISSTFDEPATRHVQVAEMVIEKAKRLVEHRRDVVILLDSITRLARAYNTVVPPSGKVLSGGVDSNALHKPKRFFGAARNIEHGGSLTIIATALIDTGSRMDEVIFEEFKGTGNMEIVLDRRIADRRVFPAFDLIRSGTRKEELLTPKDQLNRVWILRRLLQEMNPIDAIEFIIDKMRKTQTNEEFFASMNQ
- the prfA gene encoding peptide chain release factor 1, whose amino-acid sequence is MFQRIKDIEKRYEELERLLSDPAVIANRAEYQRLSKEHADLTPLVETFRDYEKTCRQLDEAQQMLREGDEGLRELAKEEIPALKGRIEELEQRLTVLLLPKDPNDEKNVILEIRAGTGGDEAGLFAADLFRMYARFAELSGWRVEVLSSSSASGMGGFKEVIAMIEGRGAYSRLKYESGVHRVQRVPVTEAQGRIHTSAVTVAVLPEAEEVDVQIDPNDIRVDVFRSGGHGGQSVNTTDSAVRVTHLPTGLVVSCQDEKSQLKNKAKALKVLRARLLDKMQAESAAQMSEARRKQVGTGDRSERIRTYNFPQGRVTDHRIGLTLYNLQAILDGELQPVIDALATHYQTEELKKTAAG
- the pgeF gene encoding peptidoglycan editing factor PgeF, which produces MIMLKLAQRGPVRYLESEEFLSVPSILHGFCTRIGGVSGGPYATLNFSPREGDPPDRVRENWQRLAAAFGIPCERFFVVNQVHGERFLVIEDASACHLLADRQYDAIVTDRPGVAIGIKTADCAPVLLLDRRNRAVAAVHAGWRGTALGIAGKAVRVMAERFRTRPEDLSAAVGPSIGPCCYEVDGPVFEAMSKRGGAERVLRPGAREGRWMFDLPLANRLQLEEAGVRPERICTSGFCTCCRPDLFFSHRRDGAKTGRHLNFILLRRGK
- the rpmE gene encoding 50S ribosomal protein L31, with protein sequence MKEGIHPEYHETTITCVCGNVIKTRSTRKDIKIEICSKCHPFMTGKQKIIDTAGRVDRFKKKYAAQEAAKEAAREEKAK